GATCCCGGATCAAGTGGACCTGCAGTTCGCCCTGCTGATGCGCGACATCAGCGCCTGACACGGCGCAATGACCACCTGTCGTAGCCACGGCTGCGCCTGAGTTCGCAGCGGTCGCGCCGCTTGGCCCGCCAAGCCAGGCCCTTGGGGCCTTTTCCGGGCCTTGCGGGCTCGCTAGCGGCTACGGCAGGCTCCCTCAGATCCGGAACTGCCCCACCAACCGACCCAGGCGCTGGCCCAGATCCGCCAGGCTGCGAGAGGTCTGGGCCCCGCGCTGGGTTTCATCGGCCACGCTGTCCACCGCCACGGCGATCTGGTGCACGCTGCGGTTGATCTCCTCGGCCACCGCGGTCTGCTCCTCGGCGGCGCTGGCAATCTGCGCGTTCATCGAATTGATGGTGCCGATCAGCTGGGCCATGGTGTCCAGCGAAGCCCCGGCCTCGTTGGCCTTGACCGAGGTGCCGTCGCCGGCGTCGCTGGAGCGGCGCATGGCGTCCACCGCCACCCGGGTGCCCTGCTGCAGACGGTCGATCATGCCCTGGATTTCCTGGGTGCTCTGCTGAGTACGGCTTGCCAGGGCCCGGACTTCGTCGGCGACCACGGCAAAACCGCGCCCGGCCTCCCCGGCCCGGGCCGCTTCGATGGCGGCGTTGAGCGCCAGCAGGTTGGTCTGTTCGGCAATCGAGCGGATCACATCCAGCACGCTGACAATCGACGACACGTCCTGCTGCAGGCTGTCCAGGGAGGTGCCGCTGTTGCGGATATCGCTGACCAGGGAATGGATCTGCTGGATGCTGCCGTCCACCACGCGCTTGGCCGCCTGGCCTTCTTCATCGGTCTGCTGCGCCGCCACCGCCGCGCCCTGGGCACTGCGCGCCACTTCCTGGGCCGCAGAAGACATTTCATTGATCGCCGTGGCCACCTGATCGGTCTCGTGGCGCTGGCGCTCCATGGCCTGCTCGGAGCGGTGCGCCTGGTCCGACACCTGGGTCACCAGCTCGGTGAGCTGTCCGGTCATCTCGGTGATCTGCCGCACCAGGCCGTGGATCTTGTCGACAAAGCGGTTGAACGAACCGGCCAGCTCGCCCAACTCGTCCTGGCTGGTAATCGCCAGGCGCCGAGTCAGGTCGCCTTCGCCGGCGGCGATGTCATCCAGGTTGGCCTTCATCAGGTTCAGCGGCCGCAGCATGGTGTTGGCCACCAGCAGCCCCAGGGCCGCGATCACCAGCAGCACCACCGCGGCAATCCCGAGAATGCTCAGGACCATGCCTTCCATGCGTTGGTTGACGCTGCTCTCCACCGCTGCCACCTGGGCGTCGATGCCGTCGAGGTTGACCGAGGTGCCCAGCACCATGTCCCACTTGGGCAGGTACTCGGTGTAGCCCAGCTTGGGCACCAGCACATCGCTGCCCGGCTGGGTCGAGCTGTATTGCACGTAGTGACTGCCGTCCTTGCCCACGCGTACCAATTCGCGGTTGACGTAGACCCCATTGGGGTCGCGGTTGTCCTTGAAGCTCTTGCCCACACCGTCCGCGCTATTGCCCTTGAACAGGCGCACGGTCTCGGAGTCGTAGCCGAAGAAGTAGCCGTCCTTACCGTAACTGATGTTCGACAGCAGCTTGACCACCTCGGCCCGAGCCGCCTGATCCCCGGGGGCTGCCGCGTCGTACAGCGGCTTGACCGTGTTCAGGGCCACTTCGACATAGCTCTGCAGCGTGGCCTTGGCCTCGCCCAGCAGGCGCTGACGGGTTTCCTCGACTTCTTTCTGGGCCTGCTGACGCAGCATGAATACCGTGCTCAGGCTGATCACCAGCGCAAACAACAGTACCGGGAGGACTGCCAGGGACAGGACTTTGGCCTTCAGGCTCAAGCGCATAGGGGGGCTCACTCTGGTTTTTTATTGGCGTGATAACCGCGTTAGCGGCACGCCCGTCCAAAAGTTGAGCCTGAACCCGCAGGCGCCGGCCTGTCGGCGAAGAGGCCCTTGAGCCCTGCACCGACCTTGCCGACGCCCACACCGCCCCGTTCCCGGGAGAGGCAGGTGGTCAGAGAACCATGGCGGCCACCCAGCCGAAGGCCAGCAACGGCAGGTTGTAGTGCAGGAAGGTCGGGACCACGGTGTCCCAGATATGGTGGTGCTGGCCATCGATGTTCAGGCCCGAGGTCGGCCCCAGGGTCGAGTCCGAGGCCGGCGAGCCCGCATCCCCCAGCGCCCCGGCGGTGCCCACGATGCAGACGATCGCCAGCGGGCTGAAGCCCAGCTGCACGCACAGCGGCACGAAGATCGCCGCGAGGATCGGCACCGTGGAAAACGACGAGCCGATGCCCATGGTCACCAGCAGCCCCACCAGCAGCATCAACAAGGCACCCACGCCCTTGCTGTGGCCGATCCACGCCGCCGAGGCCTGGACCAGGGAATTGACCTCGCCGGTGGCCTTCATCACTTCGGCAAAGCCCGAGGCGGCGATCATGATGAAGCCGATCATGGCCATCATCTTCATGCCTTCGGTGAACAGCTCGTCAGTCTCGCGCCAGCGCACAATGCCCGACGCCGAGAAAATCAGAAACCCGCACAAAGCACCGATAATCATCGAGTCCAGCAGCAACTGGATCACGAAGGCAGCGACAATCGCCAGGCCCGCCACCAGCAGGGTCCGCGGGTTGTACTGCACCGCCACCTGCTCGACCTTCTCGATCCGGTCCAGGTCATACACGCGCTTCTTGCGGTAGCTGACAAAGGCCAGCAGCAAGCCACAGAGCATGCCCAGGGCCGGAATGCCCATGGCGTGAGTGACATTCACCTGACTGATGTCCACCCCGCTGCGGGCCACGTTGGCCAGGAGGATCTCGTTGAGGAAGATGTTGCCAAAGCCCACCGGCAGGAACATGTAGGGGGTGATCAGGCCGAAGGTGATGACGCAGGCGATCAGCCGCCGGTCCAGTTGCAGCTTGGTCAGCACATACAGCAGCGGCGGCACCAGCAGTGGAATGAAGGCAATGTGGATCGGCAGGATGTTCTGCGAGGCAATCGCCACCACCCACAGCAGGCCGATCAGCAGCCATTTGACCTGGCCGCCGCCCTGGGCATCCTGGCGATCCACCAGCACCAGGATCTTGTCCGCCAGGGCGTGGGCCAGGCCGGACTTGGCAATGGCCACGGCGAACGCGCCGAGCAAGGCGTAGGACAAGGCCACGGTGGCACCGCCGCCCAGGCCGCTGTTGAACGCCTTGAGCGTGGCCTCGATACCCAGGCCGCCGGTCAGGCCGCCCACCAGCGCGCCAACGATCAGGGCGATCACTACGTGCACGCGGGACAGGCTGAGCACCAACATCACGCCAACCGCGGCAATTACTGCGTTAATCATCGTTACCTCATTACTGCACCAGCAAAAATGGCGCAAAAGCCTGTGACCGACCGGAAGGCAGCGGGCTGCCGACATCGAAATGAAAGAGGTTCAAGGGTCTGTTGCCATTTGGTGACGAGCCGCGTTGCTGGGCCAAACGGAGCGAGGCAAGGCGCGGGATGCCGCTAATGGTGCTCCCTTGGCAAATCCCGCAACGCAGCCTCGCGCCGTTTGGCACGCAACCCGAAGGGACGGGGGCCCACTTGGCACAGAGCTGTGTTGCTCGGAGCTTATTTGGAACAACCAAACCGCGCTTCTCGCGCCTTGCCCTGTGCCAAGTGGGCTGCCGTCGCGGCCTGTCACCCAATGGCAACAGACCCTAAGGGGCGCGCACTTTGCAGCAGCAGGCCCGGCTTGTCAAAACCCGGCTCCTGTCGAGCCCCATGCCAGCGAAGCCCCAAGCCCGACCCCCTCCCCGTGGCGAGGGAGCTTGCTCGCGCTGGGCGGCGCAGCAGCCCCGAAGCTTCGCGGTTAATTTCGAACAAGCGTTTAAAGAACGCCGTTCGTCGGCCGTTACAGTGCGATGTCTCAGATATTTATCGAATAAAGGACGTCTCCATGTCGCTCAGACAACTTTCCATCCAATGGAAGATCACCCTGCTGGCCGGACTCTGCCTGTTGGGCATCGTCTCGCTGTTGGTGGGGCTTTCGCTGTATCGCATGGAGCACAGCTCCGAGCTGGTAAAGACCTCGAGCATGGAGATGCTCAACGAAGCCGCCCAGGCGCGGATCGAGGCCCAGGGTGAAGTCCAGGCGCTGGGCATTCGCCAGCAGTTCATGGACGCCTACCAGTACGGCCACGGCTTCTCGCGCCAGGTGCTGTTCCTGCGCGAACAGGCCGAGAAGCGCTTTCTCGACGCCTTCGACCTGCGCGAGGACCTGACCCGCCAGGTCAAGTCGGCGCTGCAGGCCAACCCCGACCTGCTGGGCCTGTCCCTGGTGTTCGAAGCCAACGCCCTGGATGGCAAGGACGAATTGTTCAGCGGCCAGAGCGAACTGGGCA
This genomic stretch from Pseudomonas sp. Os17 harbors:
- a CDS encoding methyl-accepting chemotaxis protein, whose translation is MTGQLTELVTQVSDQAHRSEQAMERQRHETDQVATAINEMSSAAQEVARSAQGAAVAAQQTDEEGQAAKRVVDGSIQQIHSLVSDIRNSGTSLDSLQQDVSSIVSVLDVIRSIAEQTNLLALNAAIEAARAGEAGRGFAVVADEVRALASRTQQSTQEIQGMIDRLQQGTRVAVDAMRRSSDAGDGTSVKANEAGASLDTMAQLIGTINSMNAQIASAAEEQTAVAEEINRSVHQIAVAVDSVADETQRGAQTSRSLADLGQRLGRLVGQFRI
- a CDS encoding Na+/H+ antiporter family protein, with the protein product MNAVIAAVGVMLVLSLSRVHVVIALIVGALVGGLTGGLGIEATLKAFNSGLGGGATVALSYALLGAFAVAIAKSGLAHALADKILVLVDRQDAQGGGQVKWLLIGLLWVVAIASQNILPIHIAFIPLLVPPLLYVLTKLQLDRRLIACVITFGLITPYMFLPVGFGNIFLNEILLANVARSGVDISQVNVTHAMGIPALGMLCGLLLAFVSYRKKRVYDLDRIEKVEQVAVQYNPRTLLVAGLAIVAAFVIQLLLDSMIIGALCGFLIFSASGIVRWRETDELFTEGMKMMAMIGFIMIAASGFAEVMKATGEVNSLVQASAAWIGHSKGVGALLMLLVGLLVTMGIGSSFSTVPILAAIFVPLCVQLGFSPLAIVCIVGTAGALGDAGSPASDSTLGPTSGLNIDGQHHHIWDTVVPTFLHYNLPLLAFGWVAAMVL